A stretch of Imperialibacter roseus DNA encodes these proteins:
- a CDS encoding DUF3857 domain-containing protein, translating into MILGEFGELDFIYNNQKGWQYHIKVLVRKKIFKNTDKDVANISLELYEPSVGSNKEEITSLKAITYNLEGKEITKSKLTSSEKFETRLNDYWVKVSFALPDVREGSVIEYEYSIVSDYISNLKTWYFQQELPVAYSEFRFTIPEFFKYQKNMVGYYHPTEISERDTDENFTYQYTSAPGVGGKIEKGTGTLPSRSTVTTMTAKNVLPVQDEPFMNNKADIPCRLEFQLMSVQMPHQPVEYVAGTYEKFTNELMDRSDFGLALNRGNFAKDEIEKLSGKSDLEKASLLYNWLTNHFSWNGNYSFVSDKAGRQAYNDAKGSVADINLALVAALKEAGLNASPIILSTRGHGIVHPIYPSYSDFNYVVAGVTIDNSMYYADATSGYDFGKLPVRCLNGNGLLVAKSGSRWVDLKSNAKHSTAITSKISFEDGRVKSSMDIKEEDYSAMFTHSELKKEGNESYAEKLSESFPEWSIENFEYDGESNRNKTNMKMELSQEYDNESVIYLSPILHGAFTENPFKRDDRFSPIDLEYSINKRVVVTIEIPDGYAAELPQPAIVKLANNGAQFMYSASAMGNSVTVVSNLQMNQKDFSAEEYPHLKQFFQLMADKNNEVIVLKKL; encoded by the coding sequence ATGATTTTAGGCGAATTTGGAGAATTAGACTTTATATACAACAATCAAAAAGGCTGGCAATACCACATCAAAGTGCTGGTCAGAAAAAAGATTTTTAAGAATACTGATAAAGACGTTGCCAACATTTCCCTGGAGTTATATGAACCATCAGTGGGCTCGAATAAAGAAGAGATTACTTCGCTAAAAGCCATCACCTATAATCTTGAAGGAAAGGAGATCACGAAGAGCAAGCTCACCAGTTCAGAAAAGTTTGAAACCAGACTGAATGACTACTGGGTAAAGGTTTCGTTTGCATTACCTGATGTTCGTGAGGGATCAGTAATTGAATATGAGTACTCGATAGTGTCCGACTATATATCCAATTTAAAAACCTGGTATTTTCAACAGGAACTTCCAGTCGCTTATTCCGAATTCCGTTTCACTATACCGGAATTTTTCAAGTATCAAAAGAATATGGTGGGCTACTATCATCCAACTGAAATTTCAGAACGAGATACTGACGAAAATTTCACTTACCAGTATACTTCGGCCCCTGGTGTTGGCGGCAAAATCGAAAAAGGGACTGGAACCCTGCCTTCCCGAAGCACCGTAACTACTATGACGGCAAAAAATGTTTTACCTGTTCAAGATGAACCCTTCATGAACAACAAGGCAGATATTCCTTGCCGGCTGGAATTTCAGCTAATGTCAGTTCAAATGCCCCATCAACCAGTAGAATATGTTGCCGGTACTTATGAAAAATTTACAAATGAGCTAATGGACAGGAGTGATTTTGGACTGGCACTGAACAGGGGCAATTTTGCAAAAGATGAAATTGAAAAACTCTCAGGAAAGTCAGATCTGGAAAAAGCCAGCCTATTATACAACTGGCTTACAAATCACTTCTCGTGGAACGGTAATTACTCGTTTGTAAGCGATAAGGCAGGCAGACAAGCCTATAACGACGCAAAAGGCAGCGTTGCCGACATCAACTTAGCGCTTGTTGCCGCTCTGAAAGAAGCTGGACTAAATGCCTCTCCGATTATTTTAAGCACCAGGGGTCATGGAATCGTCCATCCTATTTATCCAAGCTATAGCGACTTCAACTATGTAGTTGCAGGCGTTACAATTGACAATTCCATGTACTATGCCGATGCCACCTCCGGTTATGATTTCGGCAAACTGCCTGTCAGGTGTTTGAATGGCAATGGCTTACTTGTAGCAAAAAGCGGTAGTCGATGGGTCGATTTGAAGTCCAATGCGAAACATAGCACGGCCATCACCTCAAAAATATCATTTGAAGATGGAAGGGTAAAATCTAGTATGGATATCAAAGAAGAGGATTATTCTGCTATGTTCACGCATAGCGAATTGAAAAAGGAAGGGAACGAATCATATGCGGAAAAGCTTTCGGAATCCTTTCCTGAATGGAGCATTGAGAATTTCGAGTATGATGGCGAAAGCAACAGGAACAAGACAAATATGAAAATGGAGCTAAGCCAGGAGTATGACAATGAAAGCGTCATTTACCTCAGTCCTATTTTGCATGGTGCCTTTACTGAGAATCCCTTTAAGCGTGACGACAGGTTTTCCCCTATCGATCTTGAGTATAGCATCAATAAAAGAGTTGTGGTAACCATCGAAATTCCTGATGGCTATGCAGCAGAACTGCCACAACCGGCCATCGTAAAGCTGGCTAACAACGGCGCTCAATTCATGTATTCGGCAAGCGCAATGGGCAATAGCGTCACGGTGGTCAGCAATCTGCAAATGAATCAAAAGGATTTCAGCGCAGAAGAATACCCCCACCTAAAACAGTTCTTTCAACTTATGGCTGATAAAAACAACGAGGTCATAGTCCTGAAAAAGCTATGA
- a CDS encoding amidohydrolase family protein, protein MDRIFAILVCLGLTLSVQAQSLKALVGGTLIDGFGGTPIQNSVIVIEGEKIKAVGTVGSMVIPPDAEVISTEGMSVLPGLWDMHVHLMINGHSDYAYWDKTYPPLFKDVIMPASAHQLLMAGVTSARDLGGPLEESLAVRDAINSGKIAGPTMYMSGPFLQHAPYPGTEQFRWGVSGEKDAREKVQKLAKAGVDCIKLIDQDQMTFAEVKAIVDEAHKHNLTVVAHSHRPEEIRIGLKAGVDCFEHTGLSSAPEYPADIMVALKERTANMSTGPLFWTPTIEGLWNYEYLRDHPEKLDNDAWHLDLPDTVIADIKASIEYPGRLPYFQLTPIRKPTLEKKFRQLQEAGVVMLVGTDSGIPMKFHSQSTWNELDVWVRELGVDPLLAIKGATYWPSVIMGVDKQVGTVSEGKYADIIAVKGDVLKYINLLQDVDLVVKRGQRVK, encoded by the coding sequence ATGGATAGGATATTTGCAATACTTGTTTGTTTAGGGCTAACGCTTTCAGTTCAGGCCCAATCCCTCAAAGCGCTCGTCGGCGGCACACTCATTGATGGCTTTGGTGGCACCCCCATCCAAAATAGCGTGATTGTTATAGAAGGCGAGAAGATCAAGGCGGTTGGAACGGTGGGCAGCATGGTGATACCACCCGATGCTGAAGTCATTTCTACCGAAGGTATGAGTGTGCTGCCCGGCCTGTGGGACATGCATGTGCATTTGATGATCAATGGCCACTCGGATTACGCCTATTGGGACAAGACTTATCCTCCATTATTTAAGGATGTGATCATGCCAGCGTCGGCTCACCAGCTTTTGATGGCAGGTGTGACAAGCGCCAGGGATCTGGGAGGCCCACTGGAGGAAAGTTTGGCAGTGAGAGATGCTATCAATAGCGGAAAGATCGCAGGGCCGACGATGTATATGTCGGGGCCGTTTTTGCAGCATGCACCTTATCCTGGCACGGAGCAGTTTCGCTGGGGAGTAAGTGGAGAAAAGGATGCAAGGGAGAAAGTGCAGAAGCTCGCCAAAGCAGGAGTGGACTGCATCAAGCTGATAGACCAGGATCAAATGACCTTTGCTGAAGTAAAGGCGATTGTAGATGAGGCGCACAAGCATAATTTAACGGTAGTAGCCCATTCGCACCGGCCGGAGGAAATAAGGATAGGCCTGAAAGCTGGCGTTGACTGCTTTGAGCACACCGGGCTTTCTTCAGCGCCCGAATATCCGGCCGACATTATGGTAGCGCTTAAAGAACGAACCGCCAATATGAGCACCGGGCCACTATTTTGGACGCCGACCATCGAAGGCCTTTGGAATTATGAGTACTTGCGTGATCACCCTGAAAAGCTCGACAATGACGCCTGGCATCTTGACCTTCCCGATACGGTTATTGCTGACATAAAGGCATCGATAGAATACCCTGGCCGGCTTCCGTACTTTCAGTTGACTCCGATTAGGAAGCCAACTTTGGAGAAAAAGTTCAGACAATTGCAGGAAGCTGGAGTTGTAATGCTGGTAGGCACGGATAGTGGCATTCCTATGAAATTTCATAGCCAAAGTACCTGGAATGAGTTGGATGTTTGGGTGAGGGAGTTGGGGGTTGATCCGCTGCTGGCAATCAAAGGAGCTACCTACTGGCCTTCAGTCATTATGGGAGTAGACAAGCAAGTGGGCACGGTGAGCGAGGGAAAG